The DNA region CGAATTACCGAATATAGCATTACCGATAGTGGTGCTGCCTATTGCAGGAGCGGATACAGAGAGGATGCAGCTTGCTGCTGTCAGGGTGGTGATTACCTTTTTCTTTGCGCTTGTGATTGTTGTGTTTTTCATTTTTGTTTCTTCCTTTCAATTTTAAAACTTTAGTTTAGACCGAAATGTCGTTGACAAAATCCTTTATTTTGTTTATCGCATCTCGTTGTTTGACTGTACTTGAAGTATAGCACTTATGGTCAAGAAAGTCTGCTTTTTGAGAGTCATCAGTGGAAAAATCGGAGTGAATGGTATATACAGCATATAATATTATTTAATTTCAGGTTTTTTCAACATAAAACCCCATATCCTTAGAATGGATATGGGGCTTTGAGACAGACTGTTATACTATTATAATAGTATATTTTATTCTTTTACCCAATATATGATGTAATGTCTTTATAAATTATCCGCAGCGATTTAATTGGTAAAAGTAGACAAAAATTTCAAATTAACAAACAGAATACTTGATTTTTAGCGCGTTTCATGGTATCATGATAATTAATATAGAGATTATTAATGTTTTACAGAAAGGGTGAGATGATATGTGCAAAACAGAGATGAAAGCTCAGGAATATGCAGCGAATGAATCCTTGAAAAAGAGGAAGTCCAGACTGCTCAAAGCGTCTGCTGCTGCCAGCTTTGCACTGATCATGTTCGTCTTTGTAGCCCTTTCATGGTTCACTTCCAACAAAGAAACTGACTCCAGCGGTATGACCATAATTGCAAAGGACCCGTCAATCAACTGTGTTACAACTTCCTATCACTATACCCGTTCCGACGGAGGAATTTATGTGGGAGAGGAGGGAACGATCGATGATTCGTTTGAACTGATGCAGTATGATTCACTGTTCACAGGCAATAACAACTATACCTATGCCGTTGAACGTCTTGAACTGACATCATCAGACCTTCCCGAAAGCGGTACACTGTATTTTGACATTGAACGTGATCCATCACAGGCATCGGATATGATCGGCTCAGATTATATATCCAGCGTAACGTATTACGCCTTTGTGACCCTGACGACTTTGACTTTTCCAACAAGGCCAAATGATATACTAACTGCTGTTCACAGTGCTGCCACAGCTCAGAACACCGTAAAACAAACCTTTGTCATCAATGAAGAAAAGGTCGATTCGATCTCTTTCACTGTTCCCTATACCTCGGAAAACTGGTCAGACGGAAAATTATATATATACTTATACACGGATTATGATGAATCACTCATCAATGATTATATTGACAAGTCGCTGCATAATCTGCTTCAGAACAACGGCGGCTCAGGCCATGAAGAACAGGTGGATGTCGAATATGGCTCAGATGTCACGATGCTGAATGATATCAGAAAGATCGTGATCTCCCGCCAGCCCTGACAGAAACCGTAAACCTTAACAACAGGGAGGTGTGCAATATGAAGGAAAACAGAAAAAATTTCAGCTTTGTATTGCGTGTCCTCTGTCTGATAGTTTCTGCGGCAATAACAGCACAATTTATCGTTCCAAAAGTCTATGCCTGGTTTTTAAATAAAAACGACCGTGATCTTACCATCACAGGAAGTGTCAGAAGAACTTATTTTGAAAGAGGAAGCGGAACTGCCAGCTATCCATATGTCATCGCACGCCCGCTTCAGCTATACTATCTTGCGTGGCTGCAGGATATGGGCGTATTCAATCAGGATCTTGACAACGATGGAACACTGGATACTTTTTACTTTGAACTTGGCTGTATGAACGGTCAGGATACCGATGAAAATATGGAGATCGACATGAGCGGCATGACGCTCCCGCCTATCGGCACAACTACATATCCTTTTGTCAGCAGCTTTAACGGCAACGGAAGGACAATCAGCAATCTGACTGTTTCTAACAATGAAGATGCACTTACGGATATGCCGACGAACAGCATCCCCGATACAGCCACGACCAATGCGCCGATACTGGGAATGTTCGGCGTAGTCGGCGGGTATACCTCAACTACGGGGTACTCCCCTCCCGAAAAGTCAGTCTATGATGTGATCCTGGAGGATATCACTATCGATAATATCTCTCCTGCCGGCAATCAGGCTCTTGCAGGCCTGGCTGCAGGATATGTAAACGGAGTGATGGAGAATGTCACGGTGACCGGCACATCAACTATCAACAATACTTCAGGGATAACAGCTATGTCTTTTGGGAATGACACCCGCACCACGCTCTCGGATTATGCACTTGCAGGATACTGCACCGAAGCCTACCGAGACCTGCTGAAACGCGAGGATGTCAAAGTATACAACCCCACTGTGGAGATCAGTGATCTTTCCACCTACGGCGAGATCGGACAGGGCAGTGCATGGGGAAATTCCATTGACATGAAATCGATGTATGACCGCCTGCTCGGCATATATACTCCGCTGGAAAACAACAACAGCTATACCGCAAGATATCCGTCTTCGGTACTGGTGACTATCGACAGGACAGGCGCAAGCGAAGTGCGCACAGAGGAGATACTTCAGCTGGCGGCCGATATCCCGACCGTCGGCAGCAACAACAAAGTGTTAAATTTCAGCAATGACTATTCATCCTACTCATTCATAGAGCGTACCAAAACACACGATTATATGTATCTATACGGTAAGTCACGACAGCAGACCAACCGCACTGTCAATACGACCAATCGTTATATCGAACGTGCCTACCGTATCCATCAGGACAGCAATTATCTGAAGTTCAACGGGACTGCCTTCTCCAATACCACCACAGCTTCTGAAGCAACAGGCTGGATCATAGACAGCAGCGGGAGGATATATACCGCATTGCAGAACGGTAATACCTATATATATTACTTCCTGATAAATAACGGAAATACGCTGGGTTATCAGGCGGTAAATGCAAATTCTGAGATACCCGCTTCTGTTACCGAATGGACAGTTACCGAAACAGCCATCAGCAGCAACGGCTATTATCTTAATTATGACGGCACCTGGAAGCTTATGCAGCAGGTATCTATCACGGACGAGCCGGAAGAAGGCGCTCCTCATTTCATGACGGTACAGAACAATACCATACAGAACACTTCTTCCGATCCGATAATGTGGAACAAAACTGTCATCGATACCGTTGACGACAAAGAGCGGTTTACCATCTCCTGCAATATCGGCAGCACCACATACTATCTGACACAGCACGAGGGTGAGCTTGAACTCACCGCTAATGCGGCTTCTCCTACGCTTTGGTTATTCAAGGAAGCTGTACATGAAAGTCTGGAGGAAGACGACCAGCCAGCGAAGATCTATACACTTATCGAGGGTGACGAAGAGGGTAACGGCTATGCTCTTTACTACGATGAAGAGGAAGACAACTGGCTGCTGACCGACTTCCAGGAAACAGCATCGGGCTCGGGCATAGGCAACGAATGGGGCGTGTCCATACCGATGAAGGAGATGTATACAAATCTGTTGTATATCCTACAAAACAACCTAGCTACTACTAATTACGTTGCTTCCAAGACGATCGAGATCGATGACAAAACGGGGCAGATAACTGAACGAGATCATGTAAACAGCACACTGCCAACAATCGTCAGTGATGATGGTACATTTAACCGCAAACATTATATTAAGGAAGGATTTGGTGAATTCACGTATACCGACGGTAAAGCAAACAGATTTATGTATATGACGGATATGCAGAACAGCACTGCTATCAAATATGTTCACCTGCTTGATGAGGAAAGAACCGCTAACTATATAAAAATCGGCAATAATTATCTGAAGCTGAACGAGAATCAGAATGGTTTAGAGTCTTCAAATGAAGCAGCTGCAACCAAGTGGGTCATTGACGAAAGCGGTCATATATATGTTGATGTGGAAGGCACGACCTCGGTTGAACGGCGGTATTTAAATGCTTCGGAAGGAATACTGACTGCAACAAATACAGCATCTACCATATGGACATACGATGATGTCAACAACAGGTTATACTGTACATCGGACGATAATACTTACTATCTGGCATTCGGCAGCCAGTGGATGCTGAAACGGGAGAATGCAAATGTTATCTACGTCTCTGATGAAAATGGGCAATGGTATTTAAACATTTCAGGTGATACACTCAGTACAGTCGGTAATTCGGATGAAGCTACTGACTTTATTGTGAATGGAAACACAATCGTTTTTTACGAAGATAACACAACATACTCCTATCGCGTTGAAGACGGCAGGATCATTGATGACGATAATAATAAAATGCTGGATTTTGAGAATGGTGAATTCGTATGGAAAGATGCGTATGATTACATTATTAAATATAACAACAATTTCATATCTCTATCAAATAATTCAATTAGTAACGTTACAAATATTAATTCTGCTACACATTGGACACTTACTGATAGTGGAGACGGTTTTACAATTTCTAGTGGGAACTACTCTTTAGGTGTTCAGCAGCAATCATCATTTAGCTGGTCTGGTTATTCATATACTTATAGATTTATTGATTCTGAAACAATCTGGATTCGTGATGATAGCAATCTTTATGTTATTCAAAATGAGCAGGGTGCTTGGGGCAGTAGTAGTAACAAGAAATATTATCTTAACTATTCAAATGGATGGACACTTAATCAGAACTCGGGTAATGCACAGCTTACAAAGCAAACAATAACATCTAACGTGACTACAGCAAACGTACAGAATACTACTCGAAATCCCGGGGATACCGCATACGGAATGTCAGTTCAGCGTACTGACACCACATACCGTCCATTCACAGTGACGATGGGTTCGGAGCCTGTGGGTCAGACGTATTTTCCGCTGCAGATAGATGTGGACAGCAGCAAGACAGGTGCGGACAGATTTTCTGTAAATCCGCTGAACACAGGTTATGTAATCAGCGGCTATACTAATGGATTTGGTGATATCCGTGTTTCAGAATATCCCAAAGTCGATTCAACCACCCAAGACCCAGACAAAAAAAGAGATATCGAAGCTTCTCTGACAAACAATAAAAATGCTCTTGATCCGACCAAAGTTTACACCTTTATGGATGGTAAAAAGCAGACACTTTCAAATTACGGTTTGGATAAGCTCGTCAAGTATGAGGCTACCAGCGAAGAATTCAATAATACTATCAACGGTGTGAACAATGTGTATGGTCTGCACTTCATGAATGCAAGCATCAGTATAAATAATCTGGTGACAGCGCCTTCGGTAACGATCAATGAGAACGTATATGAAAATTATCAGATGCCAAAGGACAGCATCGATTTCCGTCTGAAGGATAAGGGCTATATCAATTTTCTGGCAGGTACTTACTATACAAACAACAACAGCTTCTTCTCACTTCACAGAATAGAGCGTGACGAAAACAACGATATCTCATCGATCAAGGAGATACTGGAAATATACGGCACAGGCAAAAGACGCGATCCGTATATCTACAAATTCTCCGATACTGACTATGAGAGCTGGTCTTACTACAAAAGCGGCAATATAAAAGAGCACCATGTATACAACAGCCTTTCGGAACTCCCCGACGGGTATGAAAGCATCTTCAATACCGCATGGATAAAAAAACAGTCACTGACCAATAACGTTGTTTACTACTTCGAGATACCCACAGATGCAGGCGAATATGCGCTGGGCTCTGTTAACGTCGGTACAGGTGCTTATCTGCTTTATCTGGATATCGGCACGGGCGGCAGCGTAAAAGCCCCTGAGGGCAACGCTAAGTTTACAAACACTGTTCCCACAGCTGTCAGCAGAACCGAAACTACCCTGACATACGAGGAGAACCTCACCGAAACAACATCTGTCGCACTGAACTCATATCCCACTTATTTTCCTCTTACTCTGAATTCGGACGAAACAGGTGTATCCGATGCCAACACAGGCTATGTTGTCAGCGGTGCGAATTATCCGGGCAATGATCCGCCCGGCGATATACGTGTATCAAGATATAACAGTGACCCGTATATCAGTAATTCTCTGACGAGCGGCTCCCTCGATAACCGAAAGATACTTACGATCGGCGCCAACGGACAGCAGATACTGACGCAGTACGGTATCGACAGATTCTACAAGTACCAGACAGCAAAATCCCAGTTACAGGAAACTCTTGACGCAGGAAACGGAAAAATATATGGTCTTCATTTCATGAACGCCGAGATAAGCAAAAATCATCTCGTTACACTTCCCTCGGCGACCATAAATGGTCAGACCTATACCAATTATACCGTTCCCGAGGATTGTATCGACTTCACACTGCGCTCACAGGGATACATCAATTTCTTTGCAGGTTCGTATTTCAGCGGATCAAATGTACAGTGTTTCTTCTCACTGCATCAGATATTCCGCAATGAACAGAATGAGATCACTGAGATCAAAGAGATCAAGGAGATCTACAAGAATACAGACGGCACGTATATCTATCGTTATAACGGCGAAAATGCACCGTCGAGCGGCACAAAGGTGTTCGATACAGCCTGGCTGACCGATCCCAGCAATATTATAGCAGACAGAGTATACTATTTCGAGATACCTGTAAACGCAGGTGAATACGCACTGGGTTCAGTAGCGGGCAAAAATGGCGCTTATCTGCTTTATCTGGATATCTCCACACATCAGGGCGATTCGATCCTTACGCGGGAGAAAATGGAGATCATCACCACGACCTATCTTCTGCCCGCAGGAGTAAGGTTCAGCGATGATGAGTATAAAGCGTATATCATACCCATTACTCAAACAGGTAATATCGAGATCGTAAGCGAGGATCAGACCGTTACCTCAGACCCCGCACTTAGTGACACAAGTACATCTGAAACCAGACTTGTTGAAACCGTAACTATTAAGGATTATGCGGGAACATTGATGGTACAGCGTATCACAGATGGAAATAACGTGACATACTATCGCGGCACCGATACAGAACATCTCAACGCATCAACTGCACAGATATGCAGCAGATATTTTGCAGATACAGCATCGGATACGATACTTGAATACTACTATTATCCCGAGGCCGAAAATACTGTACTGAATACTGCATCACCCGCATATACTATCGAAGATGAGATAATCATCACTGCATACAATGTTACAGCATCAGCAGCCTCTGCGGCGCTCACAGCAACTGTAACAGCCTTTGACTCTGATAAGTCTTATCTGAAATTCCAGAACCGCCACGATCTTGTGGAAGGAGATACCGTGACCATATCTGCACGATCTCCATAAGCATTTCAGAGCAGATATAAGCAAAAATTTATTAAGCCGTGCAAGTCATCACGACCTGCACGGCTTAATTATTTATTATCTTACTTCAGAAACGCCAGCACAAACACCGCAGGCGAGTTCCAGTATATCGTGATCTCGTTCATAGAGTAGCTTGCGGCGAGATCTGCAAAACATTTCATAGGCGGAGTATCCGACGGTATCACTGCCTGTGCAAAGGGATCATTCAGCCCCTTGTTAGGGCCGCCCGATACCATGCCGGGCATACATTCATCTATGCCGTCAGCAAATGCAGGACGAAGATGCAGTTCGTTCACACGGAATTCTCCCGTGCCGGATACATAGCTTATACCCAGAGCATTTTTGCCCATCAGGTAATCAAGCTGGTTAGCCGCATATTCCTTTGCTGATTTATCTCCGTTCAGCAGACAGTTCACAGCGAAAATCATGCCGTTTTTCATGACAGTCATATTGCTTCCCCAGTGATAACCGCTTCGTTCAAGCGCCAGACCGTATCCGCTTTTTGCCGAAAGCTTTTTAAGTACTTCCGCCTGATCGGCAAAAGTCTTTTTCAACTTATCCGCGGTTTCATCGTAACTTCCCCGCTCTGCCAGCAGGTAAGCCAGCGAACCGAGTCCGCCAACCTCTCCGTAGCCGAATTCTGTCAGCGGGAAATCCTTCTCCATCTGCGCCAGCATCTTGTCTTTATATAATGTATCCCCCGTCAGCGCGTACATCTCGGAATAAGCCCAATACCTGTTCGAGTTATCGTCACGCTCATAGTATCCGCCCGTATTGCAGCCCTCGGGATTTTTAAAGCCTATAAACTCAGGGTGTTCTTCCAGCCAGTCGGCAGATTTTTTCGCCGCTTTGCACAGAGTCTCCGCGAAGTTATTGTCGAACTTTTTATATATCCCGCTTGCAAGGGCAGTGACAGCTACAAAGTCAGCCACAGCCATCGATGACACAGGGAACACCACAATCGGAGCGTTATCCTCTTCAGGCATGATAAAGGGCGCGTGATGCATGGTCGTGACCTTATGGTACACCCCGCCGTCCTCACGCTGCATTTTCAGCAGCCATTCAAGCTCATAACGTATCTCGGTGAGGATATCAGGCATACCTCCATCGGGGATATCCAGTTTCAGCCCGTCAAAGACATTCGGAAAAAGCTTGTAAGCATAAAGCAGATGCGCCGCCGCTACTGCCCCCGCTGTAACGTATCTGCCGTAATCTCCCGCATCATGCCAGCCGCCCGAAACATCAAGCGTGACACTGCTGTCTTCATACAGTGTAGCTGCCGAACAATGGCATGGCTTGTGGTGATATACGCCCGCATATTCGGGTTCAAGGGCGCAACCGCACCGCAGATAGTAGTATGCTTTCGAGATATCATACAACAGCTTGTCATAAGCATCGCTGCCTATCCTGAAAAGCGCAGAAGTCCTGCCGCCTGCGTGAACACGGTATATTCCCTCTGTTTTAAGTTCGGAAAAATCAGCAGTACGAACTGTATCTCCCGAATCCTCATCATAGCCGAAATAAACGGTCTTGCCCTCAAAGACAGTATCACCCTTATCATCACATACCGTGAAATCCTCAGCATCAAAAGGCATGACCGCTATCTTTCTGCGGTCGGGAGTATACCCCGCCTGATCCACAAATATACCGAAAGGCGTATATTTTATCTCAGCAGCTGAGCTGTCAAAATATTTCTTATCCATAGTATCTCTCCTTTCGGGAAAAGTTACTTTTTACCATTATATCATCTTATTTGAAAATGTCAATCTAATATACTTTCAAAAAGTAGAACAAATCTATATTTTTTTCATAACGCCCCTTTTGTCTGACAGTTATTTCGCATTTGTACTATTTAAAATATTTATCTCACAAAATTATATATGAAATATATTGATTTTTTTGAGATTATATGATATAATATCTTAAATGTAACTAATTGCAGGCATATGATATGCCCGATTAAGCATTTGCCTATGTAATGTTGAAATAAAATGTCAGAAGGTGATATGCTATGAATAATACCGAAAACACATCATCTGTTAAAACAAGGCTTTCAGTTTCCATACGATTACCGCTGCTGATCATCACAAGCTTTCTTCTGATAATCATAACGGTCATTGTCATGGTCTATCTCAGGTTTGAAAAACGAACTGTCGAAGAATATACTGCCATGGGTAAAAGTGCCACACAGCTTATGACAAATACATTCGACGCAGATAAGATGCCGCTGTACCTTGAAAAAAATTTTGAACTCGAAGAGTACAATGATATACGCGAAGAACTCATTATGCTGAAAAAGAACTACCCCGATGTAATGTATATGTACATATACCACTTTATCCCCGAAGGCGGTGAAGTCATATTCGATCTGGACAGCGATTACAACCTTGACGCCGACCCGCCCGGTACGCTGTATGATCCGGATCCTGCTGTTCTGGAATATATGGACGATCTCTGTTCCGGCAAAGAGGTGCCTGCCATGACAGGCGATACCGAAGACGGATATATGCTCACATATATGCGTCCCGTATTCAACAGCAAAGGCGAGTACGCCTGCCATGTATGCGTGGATTTCTCAATGGAAGATCTTCACAAGCAGGATCTGCGATTTGTGCTGGGTCTGCTATTAGCCCTTATCGCTGTCATGATAATTATTACAGCGCTGGATATCATGTATATGAAACGTAACATCACAGGTCCCATAGACCGCATAAAAAACGCCACCGATAAATTCTCATACGAAAAAGAATCCGATCACCAGGATAATATACGTATCATGGAAGAACTGGGTATCAATACAGGTGACGAGATCGAAGTAATATACAAGCTGTTTATAGAATTCATGAAAAACAACCTGAATTATATGCGTAACCTGAACCAGGCAGAAAACGACATCAGGTCAAAAGAAGCCCAGATAGGTCAGATAAGCGAAGAAGCTTACAGAGATATACTCACAGGTGTCGGCAACAAGA from Ruminococcus albus AD2013 includes:
- a CDS encoding glycoside hydrolase family 9 protein — encoded protein: MDKKYFDSSAAEIKYTPFGIFVDQAGYTPDRRKIAVMPFDAEDFTVCDDKGDTVFEGKTVYFGYDEDSGDTVRTADFSELKTEGIYRVHAGGRTSALFRIGSDAYDKLLYDISKAYYYLRCGCALEPEYAGVYHHKPCHCSAATLYEDSSVTLDVSGGWHDAGDYGRYVTAGAVAAAHLLYAYKLFPNVFDGLKLDIPDGGMPDILTEIRYELEWLLKMQREDGGVYHKVTTMHHAPFIMPEEDNAPIVVFPVSSMAVADFVAVTALASGIYKKFDNNFAETLCKAAKKSADWLEEHPEFIGFKNPEGCNTGGYYERDDNSNRYWAYSEMYALTGDTLYKDKMLAQMEKDFPLTEFGYGEVGGLGSLAYLLAERGSYDETADKLKKTFADQAEVLKKLSAKSGYGLALERSGYHWGSNMTVMKNGMIFAVNCLLNGDKSAKEYAANQLDYLMGKNALGISYVSGTGEFRVNELHLRPAFADGIDECMPGMVSGGPNKGLNDPFAQAVIPSDTPPMKCFADLAASYSMNEITIYWNSPAVFVLAFLK
- a CDS encoding sensor domain-containing diguanylate cyclase, whose protein sequence is MNNTENTSSVKTRLSVSIRLPLLIITSFLLIIITVIVMVYLRFEKRTVEEYTAMGKSATQLMTNTFDADKMPLYLEKNFELEEYNDIREELIMLKKNYPDVMYMYIYHFIPEGGEVIFDLDSDYNLDADPPGTLYDPDPAVLEYMDDLCSGKEVPAMTGDTEDGYMLTYMRPVFNSKGEYACHVCVDFSMEDLHKQDLRFVLGLLLALIAVMIIITALDIMYMKRNITGPIDRIKNATDKFSYEKESDHQDNIRIMEELGINTGDEIEVIYKLFIEFMKNNLNYMRNLNQAENDIRSKEAQIGQISEEAYRDILTGVGNKTAYSKRVKEINAAIPDGKCDFAIVMMDINDLKKINDVHGHKAGDQYIKGCCHLLCETFKHSPVFRIGGDEFVAILQGPDFENKQSLLERLRNDLNESYSNEDLDPWLRYSAAVGMADLASDDNTFELVFKRADQAMYEDKKRFKEQHGSYR